The following proteins come from a genomic window of Limosilactobacillus reuteri:
- the mreD gene encoding rod shape-determining protein MreD translates to MYRLSRLKYIFPIGLFVCLFLDGALSHVWAPLFFSYPYSMVSELVLLWLVLSYFFQDDVEIPLIPFAIAAGAVYDLYFSGILGLYIFLYPLVVEITKILSRYFSSSFLSMIMIFFVDIVIFETFNYWAYYLVNITNVGFGDYLIYTLAPTLALNLIYFVVLFWPIRAIYRWALDDDQI, encoded by the coding sequence ATGTATCGTTTATCACGCTTAAAATATATATTCCCAATTGGTTTATTTGTATGTCTGTTTTTGGACGGCGCCTTAAGCCATGTGTGGGCACCATTATTTTTCAGTTATCCCTATTCAATGGTGAGTGAACTTGTCTTACTATGGTTAGTCTTATCGTATTTCTTTCAAGATGATGTTGAGATTCCATTAATTCCATTTGCAATTGCTGCCGGTGCAGTTTACGATTTATACTTTTCGGGAATTTTAGGATTGTATATTTTCTTGTATCCATTAGTAGTCGAAATAACTAAAATTTTATCTCGTTATTTTAGTTCATCATTTCTTTCGATGATTATGATTTTCTTTGTTGATATTGTCATTTTTGAGACCTTTAATTATTGGGCATATTATTTAGTAAATATTACTAATGTTGGTTTTGGCGACTATCTTATTTATACGCTTGCTCCAACGTTAGCATTGAATTTAATTTATTTTGTTGTCCTCTTCTGGCCAATTCGCGCAATATATCGCTGGGCATTAGACGATGATCAAATTTAA
- a CDS encoding rod shape-determining protein, with product MLGIGTKNLGIDLGTANTIVYLEGKGIVLREPSVVARNSKTNEVIAVGSDARDMIGRTPESIVTIRPMKDGVIADYDTTVAMMKYYIDKALGNNGKPYVMVCVPSGITEVEKRAVIDATRVAGARDAYVIEEPFAAAIGAGLPVMDPTGSMVVDIGGGTTDVATISLGGIVSSRSIRMAGDKMNDAIVQYVRQHMNLLIGERTAEKLKWDIGSASVEAAEEMGTTQVRGRDLVTGLPKTMQVSAKDVSTALQDVVDSIITAIKGTLEETSPEIAADVIDHGIVLTGGGALLKHLPDVIADATKVPVFIANDPLDCVAIGTGESLKSIDVMKKK from the coding sequence TTGCTAGGAATTGGAACAAAAAATCTTGGCATTGACCTTGGAACTGCTAATACAATTGTCTACCTTGAAGGTAAGGGTATTGTATTAAGAGAACCATCAGTTGTTGCTCGTAATTCTAAGACTAACGAAGTAATCGCTGTTGGCAGTGATGCCCGTGATATGATCGGACGGACGCCAGAAAGCATTGTGACTATCCGACCAATGAAAGACGGTGTTATTGCTGATTACGACACAACCGTTGCAATGATGAAGTATTACATTGATAAAGCGTTAGGAAATAATGGTAAGCCATATGTTATGGTATGTGTTCCTAGTGGGATCACGGAAGTTGAAAAACGGGCAGTGATTGATGCTACTCGAGTTGCAGGTGCTCGTGATGCTTATGTTATTGAAGAACCATTTGCAGCAGCCATTGGAGCAGGTTTACCAGTTATGGATCCAACTGGTAGTATGGTTGTTGATATTGGTGGAGGTACTACTGATGTTGCTACCATTTCATTAGGTGGTATCGTCTCAAGTCGTTCAATTCGAATGGCTGGTGATAAGATGAATGATGCGATTGTTCAATATGTTCGCCAACATATGAATTTATTAATTGGTGAACGAACAGCTGAAAAGCTTAAGTGGGATATTGGATCTGCATCTGTTGAAGCTGCTGAAGAAATGGGAACAACACAAGTTCGCGGTCGTGATCTTGTAACTGGATTGCCAAAGACAATGCAAGTATCTGCAAAAGATGTTTCAACGGCCCTCCAAGATGTTGTTGATAGCATTATTACGGCAATTAAAGGAACACTTGAAGAAACTTCCCCAGAAATTGCTGCTGATGTTATTGATCACGGGATTGTATTAACTGGTGGAGGCGCATTATTAAAGCATTTACCAGATGTTATTGCAGATGCAACCAAAGTACCAGTATTCATTGCTAATGATCCCCTTGACTGTGTTGCTATTGGTACCGGCGAGTCATTAAAGAGTATTGATGTAATGAAGAAAAAGTAA
- a CDS encoding DUF4115 domain-containing protein codes for MSENENDQKRLEIGKFLRKAREEKGYTLDDLQQMTKIQKRYLIAIEDENFDELPGDFYVRAFIKQYANTVGLDGNELLQKYDDQLPQTKTEEYSDHLAQAVETRANQRKTVSGSVDKVRNYMPTIIIACVIVLVLAAIWITAIARNHSDSSTRIDNSSVSVSGESRKKATTSAKRASTKQSKSTANKLQEAPNRNDTSVTYTASQLTKDTTLQIEPSDRSWMQVRANNNDLLNKTLNNNEKTSVKISRDTTSLVITVGNARATKLKLGNQEIDFTNNGRYQNTRNVTINFGNAQTSSSSASQSANSSSQASSSSARPNNAAQPSATNNNSRPQTSASQQNNQPTR; via the coding sequence ATGAGTGAGAACGAGAACGATCAAAAACGACTTGAAATCGGTAAATTTTTACGAAAAGCACGGGAAGAAAAGGGCTATACCCTTGATGACCTTCAACAAATGACTAAGATTCAAAAGCGGTATTTAATCGCGATTGAAGATGAAAATTTTGATGAACTTCCTGGTGACTTTTATGTTCGTGCGTTCATTAAGCAATATGCCAATACGGTAGGCTTAGATGGTAATGAATTATTGCAAAAATATGATGATCAATTACCACAGACTAAAACTGAAGAGTATTCCGATCATTTAGCTCAAGCGGTTGAAACTCGTGCGAACCAACGGAAGACGGTTAGTGGGAGCGTAGACAAGGTTCGTAACTACATGCCAACGATTATTATTGCTTGTGTGATTGTTTTAGTGTTGGCAGCGATTTGGATTACGGCCATTGCTCGCAACCATAGCGATTCCTCTACACGGATTGATAATAGTTCGGTATCTGTTTCTGGAGAGAGTCGTAAGAAGGCCACTACCTCTGCTAAAAGGGCAAGTACAAAGCAGAGCAAATCGACAGCAAACAAGCTCCAGGAAGCACCTAATCGGAATGACACAAGCGTTACTTATACAGCAAGTCAACTTACTAAAGACACAACGCTACAAATTGAACCAAGTGATCGTTCATGGATGCAGGTAAGGGCAAATAATAATGACTTATTAAACAAAACTTTGAATAACAATGAAAAAACTAGTGTAAAAATAAGTCGTGATACAACTTCATTAGTAATTACGGTCGGCAATGCTCGAGCAACAAAGTTAAAGCTCGGTAATCAAGAAATCGACTTTACTAATAATGGCCGTTACCAAAACACGCGGAATGTAACGATTAACTTTGGTAATGCCCAAACAAGCAGCAGTTCAGCAAGTCAGTCAGCAAATAGTTCAAGTCAAGCTTCTTCATCCTCGGCTCGTCCTAACAATGCTGCGCAACCATCTGCTACTAATAATAACAGTCGTCCTCAGACAAGTGCTAGTCAGCAAAATAATCAACCAACTCGTTAA
- a CDS encoding amino acid ABC transporter permease, whose translation MSMQYISEILPSLFQGAALTLQIFFWTLVGSLPLGILVSLGLTSKIKPLKWILEIYVWLMRGTPLLLQLIFVFYGLPIIGIVFERYDAALVAFILNYAAYFAEIFRGGFQSVDQGQFEAARVLRLSYWQTLRKIIIPQVIKIVIPSIGNEVINLVKDSSLVYVIGLGDLLRAGNVATSRDVTLVPLMLVGLIYLILVGICTLILRQVEKCYAYFK comes from the coding sequence ATGTCAATGCAATATATAAGTGAAATTCTACCTTCATTATTCCAGGGGGCTGCTCTTACATTACAAATTTTCTTCTGGACATTAGTTGGATCTCTGCCATTAGGGATTTTAGTTAGCTTAGGACTTACTTCTAAAATCAAACCTCTGAAGTGGATATTAGAAATTTATGTTTGGTTAATGCGGGGAACGCCTTTGCTGCTTCAACTGATCTTTGTATTCTATGGATTACCAATTATTGGCATTGTTTTTGAACGTTACGATGCCGCCCTAGTTGCTTTTATTTTGAACTATGCAGCTTATTTTGCTGAAATTTTCCGTGGTGGTTTCCAATCTGTTGATCAAGGTCAGTTTGAAGCAGCTCGTGTTTTACGCTTAAGCTACTGGCAAACTCTTCGCAAGATCATCATTCCCCAGGTAATAAAAATTGTTATTCCATCAATTGGGAATGAAGTTATTAACTTAGTAAAAGATTCATCGTTAGTTTACGTAATTGGTCTCGGTGACCTACTTCGAGCAGGAAACGTTGCAACTTCACGGGATGTCACACTTGTTCCATTGATGCTAGTAGGGTTAATCTACTTGATCCTTGTAGGAATTTGTACATTAATTCTACGGCAAGTTGAAAAATGTTATGCATACTTCAAGTAA
- the pgsA gene encoding CDP-diacylglycerol--glycerol-3-phosphate 3-phosphatidyltransferase has protein sequence MNLPNKLTVIRLIIIPFFLLLMVLPLQSWGAVSFWGVTIPMAQLIAAILFIAATITDNLDGQIARRHHLVTNFGKFTDPLADKLLVMTAFIVLTGNGVVPSWVTSIIIWRELSVTGLRLLLVEQDGVVLAAKMPGKIKTTTQFIAIIFLLLNNVIFAIWNIPFGQIMLYICLFFTIYSGVDYFIQGRDVFSDGFK, from the coding sequence TTGAATTTACCAAATAAACTAACTGTTATACGTTTAATTATTATTCCCTTTTTCTTATTATTAATGGTTCTGCCATTACAAAGTTGGGGAGCTGTAAGTTTTTGGGGAGTAACTATCCCGATGGCCCAGCTTATTGCTGCTATTTTATTTATTGCAGCAACAATTACTGATAATCTTGATGGACAAATTGCGCGACGGCACCATCTTGTAACTAATTTTGGAAAATTTACGGATCCACTTGCTGATAAGTTACTTGTTATGACTGCGTTTATCGTTTTAACTGGAAATGGTGTTGTTCCATCATGGGTAACTTCAATCATTATTTGGCGAGAATTATCTGTTACGGGCTTACGCTTATTGTTAGTGGAACAAGACGGGGTAGTACTAGCCGCTAAAATGCCGGGGAAGATTAAGACAACTACTCAGTTTATTGCGATTATCTTCTTACTCTTAAATAATGTTATTTTTGCTATTTGGAATATTCCATTTGGTCAAATTATGTTATATATTTGCTTATTCTTTACTATTTATTCTGGAGTGGATTACTTCATTCAGGGACGCGATGTCTTTTCGGATGGATTTAAATAG
- the mreC gene encoding rod shape-determining protein MreC, with protein sequence MQKFFSNRRLVIAVIILVICFGLMAGSVSLRNRRNTPPIIQQFGNDIVGFVDSAVALPVNWAQTSVSSINGLMNTYSENRELKQQVTELAQTKVRDQTLAHENKQLKQQLKLNNSMTDYNTVTAAVLMRTPSSWQRQLVINKGQSSGIKKNMPVMSGSGLIGRITEVNKTNSKVELLSDTSESSNRFAITLNGQNGKVINGIITGYNAINNELEMGQVTSKAKIKKGTRVVTSGMGGVTPKGLYVGRVSSVGKDDYGLAQKIYITPATDFNDINIVTVAEAASQE encoded by the coding sequence ATGCAGAAATTTTTTTCCAATCGCCGATTAGTTATTGCTGTGATAATTCTAGTTATCTGTTTTGGACTAATGGCAGGTTCTGTTTCTTTACGGAATAGGCGAAATACACCACCGATCATCCAACAATTTGGAAATGATATTGTTGGCTTTGTTGATAGTGCAGTTGCTCTCCCTGTAAATTGGGCACAGACAAGTGTGAGTTCAATAAATGGGTTGATGAATACTTATTCTGAAAACCGTGAACTTAAACAGCAAGTAACTGAATTAGCACAAACTAAAGTCCGTGATCAGACCTTAGCTCATGAAAACAAACAATTAAAACAACAGTTAAAACTTAATAATTCAATGACCGACTATAATACAGTTACAGCGGCTGTGTTAATGCGCACACCTTCTTCGTGGCAAAGACAACTCGTGATTAATAAGGGGCAATCTAGTGGTATTAAGAAGAATATGCCCGTTATGAGTGGTAGTGGGTTAATTGGTCGGATTACAGAAGTAAATAAAACTAATAGCAAAGTTGAATTATTGAGTGATACCAGTGAATCATCAAACCGTTTTGCAATTACCCTTAATGGTCAAAATGGGAAGGTGATTAATGGGATTATCACCGGATATAATGCAATAAATAACGAGCTTGAAATGGGACAAGTAACTTCTAAAGCTAAAATAAAAAAAGGTACCCGAGTAGTAACCAGTGGAATGGGTGGTGTGACACCTAAGGGACTTTATGTTGGTCGCGTGTCAAGTGTCGGTAAAGATGATTATGGTCTCGCCCAGAAAATCTATATTACTCCAGCAACGGACTTTAATGATATTAATATTGTTACAGTTGCTGAAGCGGCCTCACAGGAGTGA
- a CDS encoding competence/damage-inducible protein A produces the protein MDAEIISVGTEIVLGQIVNTNAAYLANRLTQLDLPATYQTTVDDQSQRLERVINHALTRAQLVFVCGGLGPTADDITMPTVAKTLGEELQTDEEHWKWIQKTFEQRQIKMEPANIRQAQYPRGGEPLANPVGLALGCWYETKGEIVVVLPGPPAEFKAMVEKILVPKLQQYFQTRKQITSRTLNFLGQPESQLMDEIEDATNDIPGISITSYVQPTAIQVRLTVRDLPVIEAEEKIDQAQKAILAVEEPFFFGVGDDLTLAKVVAEQLKNRGWKLTVAESLTGGMFQSTICSVPGASTVFNGGFVTYAASAKEKLLGIPHDTIDQYGVVSSETAAAMAEGCQRKLNVEVGIGFTGVAGPDMLEGQPAGTVWIGLAMKGRPTKTVHLHLASYVRRQAIRTLSVQYGLQLIYRELKK, from the coding sequence ATGGATGCAGAAATTATCTCAGTAGGAACTGAAATAGTCCTCGGGCAAATAGTTAATACTAATGCCGCGTACTTAGCTAACAGACTAACCCAACTTGACTTACCGGCTACCTATCAAACAACTGTTGACGATCAGTCACAAAGGTTAGAGCGTGTTATTAATCACGCTTTGACTCGTGCTCAATTAGTTTTTGTTTGCGGGGGACTTGGACCAACTGCAGATGATATTACGATGCCTACAGTTGCTAAAACCCTAGGGGAAGAGTTGCAGACTGACGAAGAACACTGGAAATGGATTCAAAAAACATTTGAACAACGACAAATAAAAATGGAACCAGCGAATATTCGTCAAGCCCAGTATCCACGAGGGGGAGAGCCGCTTGCTAATCCTGTGGGGCTTGCTCTAGGATGTTGGTATGAAACTAAGGGGGAAATTGTGGTTGTCTTGCCGGGACCACCCGCCGAATTTAAGGCAATGGTTGAAAAGATCCTGGTTCCTAAACTTCAGCAATATTTTCAAACAAGAAAACAAATTACTAGTCGGACATTAAACTTTTTAGGGCAGCCGGAGTCACAATTAATGGATGAAATTGAAGATGCTACTAACGATATCCCAGGGATAAGCATTACTTCTTATGTTCAACCAACGGCAATCCAGGTTCGACTCACCGTGCGTGACTTACCAGTGATTGAAGCTGAAGAAAAAATTGACCAGGCACAAAAAGCAATTCTTGCAGTTGAAGAACCATTTTTCTTTGGAGTGGGGGATGACCTTACACTTGCCAAAGTTGTCGCTGAACAATTAAAAAATCGCGGGTGGAAATTGACAGTAGCAGAAAGCTTAACAGGGGGGATGTTCCAAAGTACTATTTGTTCCGTACCAGGAGCCTCGACTGTTTTTAATGGTGGTTTTGTTACCTATGCTGCTAGTGCAAAGGAAAAGTTATTAGGAATTCCCCATGACACGATTGACCAGTATGGGGTAGTAAGCTCTGAAACTGCTGCGGCAATGGCTGAAGGGTGTCAACGAAAATTAAATGTTGAAGTTGGAATTGGCTTTACTGGTGTGGCCGGCCCAGATATGTTAGAAGGACAACCAGCAGGGACGGTCTGGATTGGACTAGCAATGAAGGGGCGCCCAACTAAAACCGTTCACTTACATCTTGCATCCTATGTTCGAAGACAGGCGATTCGTACATTAAGTGTTCAGTATGGACTTCAATTAATTTACCGTGAACTAAAAAAATAA
- a CDS encoding amino acid ABC transporter ATP-binding protein translates to MLEVRDLKKSFGDRQILDGVNLTVKDGEILCIVGPSGAGKTTLLRCITGLETPDSGEFFINGRRFDPQGTDAADRVIGVVFQDFKLFPNLSVMENITLAPMMVLKKDKQEAIADAQKLLEELGLNTKGKLYPYQLSGGQKQRVAIARALAMKPKILCYDEPTSALDPNLRKDVANIILGLKKDGMTQLIVTHDLGFAEDIADDILRVQPLDQRQNK, encoded by the coding sequence ATGTTAGAAGTTCGAGATTTAAAAAAGAGTTTTGGCGATCGGCAAATTTTAGATGGGGTTAATTTAACAGTTAAAGATGGTGAAATTCTTTGTATTGTTGGTCCATCAGGTGCCGGGAAAACGACCTTACTTCGTTGTATTACTGGACTGGAAACTCCCGATAGTGGTGAGTTTTTCATTAACGGTCGTCGATTTGACCCTCAGGGAACAGATGCGGCTGACCGAGTAATCGGTGTGGTTTTTCAAGATTTTAAGCTTTTCCCAAATCTTTCGGTAATGGAAAATATCACGTTAGCGCCGATGATGGTATTGAAAAAGGATAAACAAGAAGCAATTGCTGATGCGCAAAAACTACTTGAAGAATTAGGACTTAATACAAAAGGAAAATTGTACCCTTACCAACTTTCGGGTGGGCAAAAGCAACGGGTCGCAATTGCCCGTGCATTAGCAATGAAGCCTAAAATTTTGTGTTATGATGAACCAACATCGGCTCTTGATCCAAACCTTCGAAAAGATGTTGCTAATATTATTTTGGGATTAAAGAAGGACGGAATGACTCAATTAATTGTTACTCACGATTTAGGATTTGCGGAAGATATTGCTGATGATATTTTACGAGTACAACCACTTGATCAACGTCAGAATAAATAG
- a CDS encoding pitrilysin family protein, translated as MDREVYQKFNQSIYREQLSNGLKVQLLPMEGYHKTYAILTADFGSIDNHFIPYHQKEPITVPDGVAHFLEHKMFEKKDHDAFDLFGKLGADSNAFTSFTQTSYLFSTTSNLHENLDVLLDFVQDPYFTAETVKKERGIIGQEIQMYEDDPSWRLYLGILGNLYPKDPMRIDIAGTVESISHITPEILMDSYRTFYQPTNMNLFLVGRLDPEETMAWIKQNQEQKVFAPAETPQRLFSLNDPTAHDVIPFRSLTMDIVRPKVMVGLRGTKQFDDGKERLHYKLAIDLLLDVLFDDTSDNYLRLYNNETLDDTFSYNFEMQRGFHFAYFSSDTDQMERFADEIIDILESADQQIEAARTRFEGIKKAELGRLIDLLDSPEAIANRYAGDLFAGASLMDEIATLETITIDDLYQVAKEFITPQGISVYQVVPQHQ; from the coding sequence ATGGATAGAGAAGTTTATCAAAAATTTAACCAATCCATTTACCGTGAACAATTATCAAATGGTTTGAAAGTTCAGCTCTTACCAATGGAAGGCTACCATAAGACATATGCTATTTTAACAGCTGACTTTGGCTCCATTGATAATCATTTTATCCCATACCATCAAAAGGAGCCGATTACTGTTCCAGATGGGGTTGCCCACTTTCTTGAGCATAAAATGTTCGAGAAAAAGGATCATGATGCCTTTGATTTGTTTGGTAAACTAGGAGCGGATTCAAATGCTTTTACTAGTTTTACTCAAACAAGTTATCTTTTTTCGACAACTAGTAACCTTCATGAGAATTTGGATGTTCTGTTAGATTTTGTTCAAGATCCATACTTTACTGCAGAAACAGTAAAGAAAGAGCGGGGAATTATTGGACAAGAAATTCAAATGTATGAGGATGATCCGAGTTGGCGGCTTTACCTAGGTATTTTAGGTAATTTGTACCCCAAAGATCCAATGCGGATTGATATTGCGGGAACAGTTGAATCAATTAGTCATATTACCCCAGAAATTTTGATGGATAGTTATCGGACTTTCTATCAACCAACCAATATGAATCTTTTTCTTGTAGGGCGCTTGGATCCAGAAGAAACAATGGCGTGGATCAAGCAAAATCAAGAACAAAAAGTTTTCGCTCCTGCAGAGACACCACAACGGTTATTTAGTTTGAACGATCCAACTGCTCATGATGTAATTCCATTCCGTTCATTAACGATGGATATTGTTCGCCCTAAAGTGATGGTAGGCTTACGAGGGACCAAGCAATTTGATGATGGTAAAGAACGGCTCCACTATAAATTAGCAATTGATCTTTTGTTAGATGTTTTGTTTGACGATACCTCAGATAACTATTTACGTTTGTATAACAATGAAACATTGGATGACACGTTTAGCTACAACTTTGAAATGCAACGGGGCTTTCATTTTGCGTACTTTAGCTCTGATACTGATCAAATGGAACGTTTTGCAGATGAAATCATTGATATTCTTGAAAGTGCTGACCAACAAATTGAAGCGGCGCGGACAAGGTTTGAGGGAATAAAAAAAGCAGAACTAGGGCGGTTAATTGACTTATTAGATTCGCCAGAAGCAATTGCTAATCGTTATGCTGGAGATCTGTTTGCTGGCGCTAGCTTGATGGATGAGATAGCGACCTTGGAAACTATTACGATTGATGATCTTTATCAAGTTGCAAAAGAGTTTATTACTCCGCAAGGTATTTCGGTATACCAAGTTGTTCCGCAACATCAATAA
- a CDS encoding amino acid ABC transporter substrate-binding protein: MKKAKAIWLLILLVVPVLLLSGCESVTKRADTQDTWNRIERRKRVIVGLDDSFVPMGFRKKNGKLVGYDVDLARAVFKQYGIKVDFQPIDWSMKETELKNGTIDLLWNGYSVNPSRAKKVTFSRYYLENRQILVTKKKSNIKNLNGMTGKTLGVQNGSTGATVLDEKPKLLKDKIKNHTPVLYDTFPNAFIDLNANRIQGILMDEVYANYYIKHQPNSNSYRTYISKELPMEHFAVGMRKGDKTLKKKINQGLGNLQKNGELRKLNEKWFGQDSNYLGPDNTK; the protein is encoded by the coding sequence ATGAAAAAAGCGAAAGCAATTTGGTTACTTATTTTGTTAGTAGTACCTGTTCTCCTTCTTAGTGGCTGTGAAAGTGTAACAAAGCGTGCTGATACGCAAGATACATGGAACCGGATTGAGCGCCGAAAAAGAGTGATTGTCGGCCTTGATGACAGTTTTGTTCCAATGGGTTTTCGCAAAAAGAATGGCAAGCTAGTTGGTTATGACGTAGATCTTGCCCGGGCTGTTTTTAAGCAGTATGGAATAAAGGTTGATTTTCAGCCGATTGATTGGTCAATGAAAGAGACTGAGTTAAAAAATGGTACGATTGACTTGTTATGGAATGGGTATTCTGTTAATCCTAGCCGTGCCAAAAAAGTTACCTTTAGTCGTTACTATTTAGAGAATCGGCAGATATTAGTAACTAAAAAGAAGAGTAACATTAAAAATCTGAACGGGATGACTGGTAAAACACTCGGAGTGCAGAATGGTTCAACGGGAGCAACTGTTTTGGATGAGAAGCCAAAGTTGTTAAAGGATAAAATAAAGAACCATACACCAGTACTTTATGATACATTTCCTAATGCATTTATTGATTTAAATGCAAATCGAATTCAAGGAATTTTAATGGACGAGGTTTATGCTAATTACTATATTAAGCACCAACCAAATAGTAATTCGTATCGCACTTATATTAGCAAAGAGCTGCCAATGGAACATTTTGCAGTGGGAATGCGAAAAGGTGATAAGACCTTAAAGAAGAAAATTAATCAAGGTTTAGGTAATTTGCAGAAAAACGGTGAATTACGGAAGCTTAATGAAAAATGGTTCGGTCAAGATAGTAACTACTTGGGACCAGATAACACTAAATAA
- a CDS encoding pitrilysin family protein translates to MDFDLARGVDLHIIPTKQFKMNHVLIDFATPQTPTNATARNLLANLLETSTHRYPTQTALARQLASLYGAYVNLYVNRLGALHTVQLRASFVNNRFVDEDLFEKISGLINEIIFHPLIDDGEFDGPTFRIQSNNLKSAIKSLYDDKQFLANQRLMDLYYQNDSVMKVPSFGQIADLENLNAKSLVSTYHSMINEDKIDIFVLGDIDPMRAQQVVAKLPFKDRNIINNSPLYQQTLYDQVQRKTEYQQVNQAKLNLAYSLPVYYHDADYYAGLVFNGLFGGTPYSKLFTNVREKASLAYYASSRLLPFNGIVSVQTGIQASDQEKVQNMIQEQLTALKNGDFTTETLSEVQDSLINQYRAGHDLASNVLEQQLITKLVNESDKDFITEIKKVTAADIMRVAQQMKLQAVYLLSGEK, encoded by the coding sequence GTGGATTTTGATCTTGCTCGTGGCGTGGACTTGCACATTATACCCACAAAACAATTTAAGATGAATCACGTCTTAATAGATTTTGCGACTCCGCAAACACCAACGAATGCTACTGCACGAAATTTATTAGCAAACCTATTAGAGACTAGCACGCATCGCTATCCAACGCAGACGGCTTTGGCTCGTCAATTAGCATCTTTATATGGTGCTTATGTTAATTTGTATGTCAACCGTTTGGGAGCATTACATACTGTTCAATTACGAGCGAGTTTTGTCAATAATCGCTTTGTTGATGAAGATTTATTTGAAAAGATTAGCGGCTTAATAAATGAGATCATTTTTCATCCCCTAATCGATGACGGGGAATTTGATGGTCCTACTTTTAGGATTCAATCTAACAATTTAAAAAGTGCGATAAAGTCGCTTTATGACGATAAACAATTTTTGGCTAATCAACGGCTTATGGACTTGTATTACCAAAATGATTCTGTAATGAAGGTTCCTAGTTTCGGTCAAATTGCCGATCTTGAAAACCTCAATGCTAAAAGTTTAGTTTCAACGTACCATTCAATGATTAATGAAGATAAAATTGATATTTTTGTGTTAGGTGACATCGATCCGATGCGTGCTCAGCAAGTTGTTGCTAAGCTGCCTTTTAAGGATCGCAATATTATTAATAATTCACCTTTATATCAACAAACATTGTATGATCAAGTTCAAAGAAAAACAGAATATCAACAAGTAAATCAAGCAAAGTTAAATTTGGCATATTCTTTACCTGTCTATTACCATGATGCCGATTACTATGCTGGCTTGGTTTTCAATGGACTTTTTGGTGGCACGCCATATTCAAAACTTTTTACGAATGTCCGTGAAAAAGCTAGTTTAGCTTATTATGCTTCTAGCCGGCTTCTTCCGTTTAATGGGATTGTAAGTGTTCAAACGGGAATTCAAGCGAGTGATCAAGAAAAAGTTCAGAATATGATTCAGGAACAATTGACTGCCTTAAAAAATGGTGATTTTACTACTGAGACGCTAAGTGAAGTTCAAGATAGTTTGATTAACCAATATCGTGCAGGGCATGATTTGGCAAGTAATGTTTTGGAACAACAATTGATTACCAAATTAGTTAATGAATCGGATAAGGACTTTATTACTGAAATAAAAAAAGTGACCGCAGCAGATATCATGCGTGTTGCTCAACAGATGAAACTTCAGGCAGTTTATTTATTAAGTGGTGAGAAATAA